One region of Natronorubrum aibiense genomic DNA includes:
- a CDS encoding V-type ATP synthase subunit F, with protein sequence MSQEIAVVGSPEFTTGFRLAGVRRFENVPDGDKAAELDDAVTDVLDDEGVGIVVMHDDDLEHLSRSVRQNVETSVEPVVVTIGSGTGGGGLRDQIKRAIGIDLMEEDSE encoded by the coding sequence ATGAGCCAGGAAATCGCAGTCGTTGGCAGTCCGGAGTTCACGACCGGCTTCCGTCTTGCGGGCGTCCGCCGGTTCGAAAACGTCCCGGACGGCGACAAAGCGGCGGAACTCGACGATGCCGTCACCGACGTCCTCGACGACGAGGGCGTCGGGATCGTCGTCATGCACGACGACGACCTCGAGCATCTGTCGCGGTCTGTTCGCCAGAACGTCGAAACGAGCGTCGAACCGGTCGTCGTCACCATCGGAAGCGGTACGGGTGGCGGCGGACTGCGCGACCAGATCAAACGTGCGATCGGTATCGACCTAATGGAAGAAGACAGCGAGTAA
- a CDS encoding ATP synthase subunit A, which produces MSQAQDTETVQEDGVIESVSGPVVTATDLDARMNDVVYVGDEGLMGEVIEIEGNSTTIQVYEETSGVGPGEPVENTGEPLSVDLGPGVLDAIYDGVQRPLDVLEEKMGTAFLDRGVDAPGIDFETEWEFTPTVDVGDSVDAGDIVGEVPETESITHKVMVPPDYEGGEVTSVESGEFTVDEVVVELDSGEEITMHQEWPVRQARPADTKETPTVPLVSGQRILDGLFPIAKGGTAAIPGPFGSGKTVTQHQLAKWADADIVVYVGCGERGNEMTEVIEDFPELEDPKTGKPLMSRTCLIANTSNMPVAARESCIYTGITIAEYFRDMGYDVALMADSTSRWAEAMREISSRLEEMPGEEGYPAYLAASLSEFYERAGKFQLMNGLEGSVTAIGAVSPPGGDFSEPVTQNTLRIVKTFWALDADLAERRHFPSINWNESYSLYRQQLDPWFRDNVSDDWPEVRQWAVDVLDEEDELQEIVQLVGKDALPEDQQLTLEVARYLREAWLQQNAFHDVDTYCEPKKTYRMLLAIKTFNDEAFDALEAGVPVEEIQDVDAVPRLNRMNTSDEWNEFIDELESDLKEQIRSLY; this is translated from the coding sequence ATGAGTCAGGCACAAGACACCGAAACCGTCCAGGAGGACGGTGTTATCGAAAGCGTGAGTGGTCCGGTCGTGACCGCCACGGACCTCGACGCCCGGATGAACGACGTCGTCTACGTCGGCGACGAAGGGCTGATGGGCGAGGTCATCGAGATCGAAGGGAACAGTACGACGATTCAGGTTTACGAAGAAACCTCGGGCGTTGGCCCGGGCGAACCCGTCGAGAACACGGGCGAGCCGCTTTCAGTCGACCTCGGACCGGGTGTGCTCGACGCCATCTACGACGGCGTCCAGCGTCCACTCGACGTTCTCGAGGAGAAGATGGGAACGGCCTTCTTGGACCGTGGAGTCGACGCACCCGGTATCGACTTCGAGACGGAGTGGGAGTTCACTCCGACCGTCGACGTTGGTGACAGCGTCGACGCCGGCGACATCGTCGGCGAAGTCCCGGAGACCGAGAGCATCACCCACAAAGTGATGGTCCCGCCGGATTACGAGGGCGGCGAAGTCACGTCGGTCGAGAGCGGCGAGTTCACGGTCGACGAAGTCGTCGTCGAACTCGACTCCGGCGAGGAGATCACGATGCACCAGGAGTGGCCCGTTCGACAGGCCCGTCCTGCAGATACGAAGGAAACGCCGACGGTGCCGCTGGTCAGTGGGCAGCGGATCCTCGACGGTCTCTTCCCGATCGCCAAAGGTGGGACCGCTGCGATTCCCGGTCCGTTCGGCTCCGGGAAGACGGTTACTCAGCACCAGCTCGCCAAATGGGCCGACGCGGACATCGTCGTCTACGTTGGCTGTGGTGAGCGTGGCAACGAGATGACCGAGGTCATCGAGGACTTCCCAGAACTGGAAGACCCGAAGACCGGCAAGCCGCTCATGTCTCGGACGTGTCTCATCGCGAACACGTCCAACATGCCCGTCGCAGCCCGTGAATCCTGTATCTACACGGGGATCACGATCGCGGAGTACTTCCGCGACATGGGCTACGACGTCGCACTGATGGCCGACTCCACCTCCCGGTGGGCAGAGGCCATGCGTGAGATTTCGAGCCGACTCGAGGAGATGCCCGGCGAAGAGGGGTATCCAGCATACCTCGCTGCGTCGCTCTCGGAGTTCTACGAGCGCGCCGGAAAGTTCCAGCTGATGAACGGCCTCGAAGGGTCGGTGACGGCAATCGGTGCCGTCTCCCCACCCGGTGGCGACTTCTCGGAGCCCGTGACCCAGAACACGCTGCGTATCGTCAAGACGTTCTGGGCACTGGACGCAGACCTCGCCGAGCGTCGACACTTCCCGTCGATCAACTGGAACGAGTCGTACTCGCTGTATCGACAGCAACTCGACCCGTGGTTCCGCGACAACGTCTCCGACGACTGGCCGGAGGTTCGTCAGTGGGCCGTCGACGTGCTCGACGAAGAGGACGAACTCCAAGAGATCGTCCAGCTCGTCGGGAAAGACGCGCTGCCGGAGGACCAGCAGCTCACACTGGAAGTCGCACGCTACCTGCGTGAGGCGTGGCTCCAGCAGAACGCGTTCCACGACGTCGACACTTACTGTGAACCGAAGAAGACCTACCGGATGCTTCTCGCGATCAAGACGTTCAACGACGAGGCCTTCGATGCACTCGAGGCCGGCGTCCCGGTCGAGGAGATTCAGGACGTCGACGCCGTTCCACGCCTGAACCGGATGAACACGTCCGATGAGTGGAACGAGTTCATCGACGAGCTCGAATCGGATCTCAAAGAACAGATTCGGAGCCTGTACTAA